The proteins below come from a single Pseudarthrobacter sp. SSS035 genomic window:
- a CDS encoding putative protein N(5)-glutamine methyltransferase, giving the protein MSATEFHVVSPLGIAERLRSAGCVFAEEEARLLLAAVSGPAEIAAAVEQRVAGYPLEHILGWAEFCGLRIELDAGVFVPRRRTGLLVNEAVALLSADPEREHLDGAEQPVVVDLCCGSGAVGAAIAFRIPGLELHAADIDPAAVACARRNIGRVGGDVHQGDLFEALPPAVRGRISVMAVNAPYVPTGAIDSMPHEAREHEPLWSLDGGTDGLEFHRRVAAEASEWLRPGGHLVIETSQRQAGRTSSILAHAGFAVRTVRSEKLDGTVVVGHARPY; this is encoded by the coding sequence ATGTCAGCCACTGAATTTCATGTTGTGTCCCCTTTGGGGATCGCTGAGCGGCTGCGCTCGGCCGGGTGCGTCTTTGCGGAGGAAGAAGCCCGGCTTCTCCTCGCCGCGGTGTCCGGCCCGGCCGAAATCGCCGCGGCGGTGGAGCAGCGCGTTGCCGGGTACCCGCTGGAGCACATCCTGGGCTGGGCCGAGTTCTGCGGACTCCGGATTGAGCTCGATGCCGGGGTTTTTGTTCCGCGCCGCCGCACGGGGCTCTTGGTGAATGAGGCCGTAGCCCTGCTCTCGGCGGACCCGGAGCGGGAGCACCTGGATGGTGCGGAGCAGCCCGTTGTTGTGGACCTGTGTTGCGGGTCCGGTGCGGTGGGGGCTGCCATCGCCTTCCGGATTCCGGGGCTGGAGCTCCATGCGGCGGACATTGACCCGGCTGCGGTGGCCTGCGCCCGCCGGAACATTGGCCGTGTGGGTGGTGACGTCCACCAGGGCGACCTGTTTGAGGCGCTGCCGCCCGCCGTCAGAGGGCGGATCAGTGTAATGGCTGTCAACGCCCCCTATGTCCCCACCGGTGCCATCGATTCCATGCCGCACGAGGCACGCGAGCACGAACCGTTGTGGTCGCTCGACGGCGGCACTGACGGACTCGAGTTCCACCGCCGCGTCGCTGCGGAGGCCAGCGAATGGCTGCGGCCGGGCGGGCATCTCGTCATCGAAACCAGCCAGCGGCAGGCCGGAAGAACGTCGTCGATCCTGGCGCATGCGGGCTTCGCGGTGAGGACTGTCCGCTCGGAAAAACTGGACGGCACTGTTGTAGTCGGACACGCCCGGCCTTACTGA
- a CDS encoding HNH endonuclease signature motif containing protein: MEALGDQLARNGGGNTDVPTAATVLSDDAVLSNDAGLASVIASVNAAAAAAPGTLAMASYVEAADFAGLVEGLSRTVDYLQILAAGAVDRTRTQAITAAATTSRTRDWVTGWDNGVETLNETDAEWPAGTTAGTPETATGSTRTVPRSPADDGCKNTAEFLRLRLRIGRSEAQRRIHLAHTILPATTLTGDPVPPMREHLAAALTPTAGATSSPAETSADDDAAVTPFQAVPGSGPVVSSRAGTIISATLDRLKHHTTPENLDRIEHDLTHTAATADPDFLARVARRWADTLDADGTEPTEEALRHTQGAFIRKPRHGLHHLEIFATTDQYEHLATVMNAATNPRTTTGDTTGSETGTGTGAASGTEAGSGTGTPDTGQGNDVWQDTDIDLDRRTRSQKQLDGIIGALKAALSTNELPTTGGNRPQILATINYQDLLPHPATATSTGDGLAAGTGTDNNSGNRISTGGAGTGTGIGTGSFTFTGPVAATTLRKLACDADIIPVLLGTSGEILELGRKTRLFTPAQRLALTARDQGCAFPNCTIPAPWCEAHHITYWSHDGSTNVSNGALLCSHHHHLIHKEQWTIHTRNGVPWFTPPRHTDPTQKPQQNHYFKPPPPPPKRE, encoded by the coding sequence ATGGAAGCTCTGGGGGATCAGCTGGCTCGGAACGGCGGCGGTAACACCGACGTTCCGACTGCCGCGACTGTTCTGTCGGACGACGCTGTTCTCTCGAACGACGCCGGGCTGGCTTCGGTGATCGCCTCGGTGAACGCTGCCGCCGCTGCTGCACCCGGGACGCTCGCGATGGCCAGCTACGTCGAAGCCGCCGACTTCGCCGGACTGGTTGAGGGGCTCTCCCGGACCGTGGACTACCTCCAGATCCTCGCCGCGGGCGCCGTGGACCGCACCCGCACGCAGGCCATCACCGCCGCCGCAACCACAAGCCGCACCCGGGACTGGGTCACCGGCTGGGACAACGGCGTTGAAACCCTGAACGAAACCGACGCCGAGTGGCCCGCCGGGACCACCGCCGGAACCCCCGAGACCGCCACCGGCAGCACCCGGACTGTGCCACGGTCCCCGGCCGATGACGGCTGCAAAAACACCGCCGAATTCCTGCGCCTCCGGCTCCGGATCGGGCGCAGTGAAGCCCAGCGACGCATCCATCTCGCCCACACCATCCTGCCCGCCACCACCCTCACCGGAGACCCCGTACCTCCAATGAGGGAACACCTCGCCGCAGCCCTCACCCCGACCGCCGGCGCCACCAGCAGCCCGGCAGAGACAAGCGCCGACGACGACGCCGCTGTAACCCCGTTTCAGGCCGTGCCAGGATCCGGGCCCGTGGTCTCCTCCCGCGCCGGGACCATCATCAGCGCCACCCTCGACCGCCTCAAACACCACACCACCCCGGAAAACCTGGACCGGATCGAACACGACCTCACCCACACCGCCGCCACCGCTGACCCCGACTTCCTTGCCCGAGTCGCCCGGCGCTGGGCCGATACCCTCGACGCCGATGGCACCGAACCCACGGAAGAAGCACTCCGCCACACCCAAGGTGCCTTCATCCGCAAACCCCGCCACGGCCTCCACCACCTCGAAATCTTCGCCACCACCGACCAATACGAACACCTCGCTACGGTCATGAACGCCGCCACCAACCCCCGCACCACCACAGGCGACACCACAGGCTCGGAAACCGGCACGGGGACCGGCGCAGCCAGCGGTACAGAAGCCGGGTCCGGGACCGGCACTCCCGACACCGGGCAGGGTAATGACGTCTGGCAGGACACAGACATCGATCTGGACCGGCGCACCCGCTCCCAGAAACAACTCGACGGCATCATCGGCGCCCTCAAAGCCGCCCTGAGCACCAACGAACTGCCCACCACCGGCGGGAACCGCCCCCAAATCCTTGCCACCATCAACTACCAAGACCTCCTCCCCCACCCGGCCACAGCCACCAGCACTGGCGACGGATTGGCTGCAGGAACAGGCACAGACAACAACAGCGGTAATAGGATTAGCACGGGCGGCGCCGGTACTGGTACTGGTATTGGCACGGGCAGCTTCACGTTCACCGGGCCCGTCGCCGCCACCACCCTGCGGAAACTCGCCTGCGACGCCGACATCATCCCCGTCCTCCTCGGCACCAGCGGCGAAATCCTGGAACTCGGCCGCAAAACGCGGCTCTTCACGCCTGCCCAACGCCTCGCCCTCACCGCCCGAGACCAAGGCTGCGCTTTCCCCAACTGCACCATCCCGGCCCCCTGGTGCGAAGCCCACCACATCACCTACTGGTCACACGACGGCTCCACCAACGTCAGCAACGGAGCCCTCCTTTGCTCCCATCACCACCACCTGATCCACAAAGAACAATGGACCATCCACACCCGCAACGGCGTCCCCTGGTTCACACCCCCACGCCACACCGACCCCACCCAAAAACCCCAACAAAACCACTACTTCAAACCACCACCCCCACCGCCTAAACGCGAATAG
- a CDS encoding IS30 family transposase: MARSFPPNTRTEFVDMVCGGMSIVAAARRVGVTHGAGRNWWAQSGHMMTVNMGAVGGLSDPAPTADGPGGRALNLADRGMIQMGRRKGLSYADIGEAIGRDKSVVWREVNRNASADGVYYASVAHTRAHQARRRPKALKLVEDEDLCRLIGVWMDDGWSPKLISAMLAFYFAGDHTMQVSHETIYQALYVQSRGSLRADLAEKLSLKRKQRVPHAADRHKNSPYKEAFKISARPAEVQDRAVPGHWEGDLIIGCDGTAIGTLVERSTRFTILLHLAGDHTAETVAAAMIREMGQLPDHLRRSITWDRGTELAEYAQIQTALETTLYFCDPHSPWQRGTNENTNRLLRFWFEKGSDLSVHTPEDLRRVAAKLNRRPRPTLNLETPANRLNQLLHAA, translated from the coding sequence ATGGCCAGATCATTTCCTCCGAATACCCGCACCGAGTTCGTTGACATGGTGTGTGGCGGGATGTCGATTGTCGCTGCCGCGCGGCGTGTCGGAGTCACGCATGGGGCTGGGAGGAACTGGTGGGCCCAGTCTGGCCACATGATGACTGTGAACATGGGCGCTGTTGGGGGTCTTTCGGATCCGGCACCGACGGCGGACGGTCCGGGTGGCCGGGCGTTGAACTTGGCTGATCGGGGGATGATCCAGATGGGTCGGCGGAAGGGACTCAGCTATGCCGACATTGGTGAGGCGATTGGTCGGGACAAGTCGGTGGTCTGGCGGGAGGTGAACCGGAACGCCAGCGCGGACGGGGTGTATTACGCCTCGGTCGCCCATACGAGGGCGCATCAGGCCAGGCGCCGGCCCAAGGCGTTGAAGCTGGTCGAGGACGAGGATCTGTGCCGGCTGATCGGCGTGTGGATGGATGACGGGTGGAGTCCGAAACTGATCTCGGCGATGTTGGCGTTTTACTTCGCCGGTGATCACACTATGCAGGTGAGCCACGAGACGATCTACCAGGCGCTGTATGTTCAATCCCGCGGAAGTCTGCGGGCAGATCTGGCCGAGAAGCTCAGCCTGAAGCGGAAGCAGCGCGTTCCCCACGCCGCGGACCGGCACAAGAACAGCCCTTACAAGGAGGCGTTCAAGATCAGTGCGCGCCCGGCCGAGGTCCAGGACCGGGCGGTGCCGGGGCATTGGGAAGGTGACCTCATCATCGGCTGCGACGGGACCGCGATCGGAACACTCGTGGAACGCTCGACCAGGTTCACGATCCTCCTCCACCTCGCCGGGGACCACACCGCTGAGACTGTCGCCGCCGCGATGATCCGGGAGATGGGCCAGCTCCCGGATCACCTGCGACGGTCGATCACCTGGGACCGCGGCACGGAACTGGCCGAATACGCCCAAATCCAGACCGCACTCGAGACCACGCTCTACTTCTGCGACCCGCACTCACCCTGGCAGCGCGGGACCAACGAGAACACCAACCGGCTCCTGCGGTTCTGGTTCGAGAAAGGCTCTGACCTCTCCGTTCACACCCCGGAGGACCTCCGCCGGGTCGCCGCGAAACTCAACCGCCGGCCCCGGCCCACCCTTAACCTCGAGACCCCAGCCAACCGGCTGAACCAGCTGCTACACGCGGCATAA
- a CDS encoding DM13 domain-containing protein: MKTLHQSERCYDRMTLPWLLFVDVRVDEQLPIVASSPAQAQPTPPTPLAPTPAPMPAGPVQLAVGTLISHEHATTGTVRIVQQPDGARLLTLENLDTSNGPDVHVWLSAAHVVEGTAGWFTAGSADYYDLGMIKGNQGNQVYRIPADVDLSKYPSVDLWCVQFSVSFGAAELVT, from the coding sequence ATGAAAACGCTCCATCAATCAGAGCGTTGCTACGACCGTATGACTCTGCCCTGGCTTCTCTTTGTGGACGTGAGAGTGGATGAACAGCTGCCCATCGTGGCCAGCAGTCCAGCGCAAGCACAACCGACTCCGCCTACACCCCTGGCGCCGACTCCCGCACCCATGCCTGCCGGCCCGGTGCAGCTTGCTGTGGGCACGCTGATCAGCCATGAACACGCCACCACTGGAACTGTCCGGATCGTACAGCAGCCTGACGGCGCCAGGCTGCTCACGCTCGAAAACCTGGATACGTCCAATGGTCCGGATGTGCACGTCTGGTTAAGTGCCGCTCACGTGGTGGAAGGGACGGCCGGCTGGTTCACCGCCGGCTCCGCAGATTATTACGACCTCGGCATGATCAAAGGAAATCAGGGCAATCAGGTTTACCGGATTCCCGCCGACGTTGACCTGTCGAAGTACCCGTCAGTTGACCTGTGGTGCGTTCAGTTCAGCGTGTCATTCGGTGCTGCCGAGCTGGTCACCTGA
- a CDS encoding YtxH domain-containing protein translates to MKSKLLLGIGIAAGYVLGSRSGRAAYDKLKARAASIWDSKPVQDKVSAAAEVIKEKAPEVADQLGEAARRAGTVIGSAVHHDAASGTSKSKTSDAGASVGAYSTAAAGSAAAGSTAVGDHVPGHSTHPDTVNLGTSDVESDPAFNDNQGQDWSGEGGATAAGAATNVDPRRE, encoded by the coding sequence ATGAAATCTAAGCTTCTTTTGGGTATTGGCATCGCGGCAGGCTACGTCCTGGGATCGCGTTCCGGCCGGGCAGCGTACGACAAGCTCAAGGCCAGGGCGGCGAGCATCTGGGACAGCAAGCCGGTCCAGGACAAGGTCAGCGCCGCCGCGGAGGTCATCAAGGAGAAGGCCCCCGAGGTAGCAGACCAGTTGGGTGAGGCCGCGCGCCGGGCGGGCACAGTCATCGGCTCGGCCGTTCACCACGACGCCGCGTCCGGCACCAGCAAGTCCAAAACGTCCGACGCCGGCGCCTCGGTGGGTGCCTACAGCACCGCTGCGGCTGGCAGCGCTGCGGCCGGCAGTACTGCGGTGGGCGATCACGTTCCCGGCCACAGCACGCACCCGGACACGGTGAACCTGGGGACATCGGACGTTGAGTCAGACCCCGCGTTCAATGACAACCAGGGCCAGGACTGGTCCGGTGAAGGAGGCGCCACTGCTGCCGGCGCAGCCACGAACGTTGACCCCCGACGGGAATGA
- a CDS encoding aldo/keto reductase produces MTLSPLIMLNDGYSIPQLGLGTWPLDDEQVAAAVVQALEAGYRHIDTAVKYGNEEGVGNGIRAGGVDRSEIFVTTKLDGQFQGEDRAVAGLEGSLTRMGLDYVDLLLIHWPLPARDDFVSTWKTFERLQAEGKVRSIGVSNFKPAHLERLLAETDVVPAVNQIQLSPAITREAEREFNAAHGIVTESYSPLGGSGASLLTAPLLSQLGEKYDKTPAQLVLRWHIEKGLVVIPKSGNPERMQENLDIFDFSLDRQDLAELAILDEGPGTGNNSDATGH; encoded by the coding sequence ATGACTCTCTCACCGCTCATCATGCTCAATGACGGCTACAGCATTCCGCAGCTGGGGCTCGGCACCTGGCCGCTGGACGACGAACAGGTGGCTGCCGCCGTCGTACAGGCCCTGGAAGCCGGGTACCGGCACATCGATACGGCAGTGAAATACGGCAATGAGGAAGGCGTTGGGAACGGCATCCGCGCAGGCGGGGTGGACCGGAGCGAAATCTTCGTCACCACCAAGCTGGACGGCCAGTTCCAAGGCGAGGACCGCGCAGTGGCGGGGTTGGAGGGGTCGCTGACCCGCATGGGGCTGGACTACGTGGACCTGCTGCTGATCCACTGGCCGCTCCCTGCGCGTGATGATTTCGTCTCGACGTGGAAGACGTTTGAGCGGCTGCAGGCGGAGGGCAAAGTCCGGTCCATCGGCGTCTCCAACTTCAAGCCTGCACACCTGGAACGGCTGCTGGCCGAAACCGATGTTGTGCCTGCGGTGAACCAGATCCAGCTGAGCCCGGCGATCACCCGCGAGGCGGAACGGGAGTTCAATGCCGCGCATGGAATTGTCACGGAATCGTACAGCCCGCTGGGCGGGTCCGGGGCAAGCCTGCTGACCGCTCCCCTCCTTTCGCAGCTTGGTGAAAAATACGACAAGACCCCGGCTCAACTGGTGCTGCGCTGGCATATTGAGAAGGGACTTGTAGTCATTCCAAAATCGGGAAATCCCGAGCGGATGCAGGAAAACCTGGACATCTTCGATTTCTCCCTGGATCGGCAGGATCTCGCGGAACTTGCCATCCTGGACGAGGGGCCCGGCACCGGCAACAATTCGGACGCAACAGGGCACTGA
- a CDS encoding GlsB/YeaQ/YmgE family stress response membrane protein — protein sequence MGFFAFLILGLIAGAIAKAILPGKQGGGWIITLILGVVGAFLGGWLGGMIFGTGLQEFFSLQTWLLAIAGSIIVLLVYGMITKRSVRS from the coding sequence ATGGGTTTCTTTGCATTTTTGATTCTTGGCCTTATTGCCGGCGCGATCGCTAAGGCGATCCTTCCGGGCAAGCAGGGTGGCGGCTGGATCATCACCCTCATCCTGGGCGTCGTCGGTGCGTTCCTCGGCGGCTGGCTCGGCGGAATGATTTTCGGTACCGGCCTGCAGGAGTTCTTCTCGCTGCAGACTTGGCTGCTCGCTATCGCCGGCTCGATCATCGTGCTGCTGGTTTACGGCATGATCACGAAGCGCAGCGTACGCAGCTAG